The following DNA comes from Rhodohalobacter mucosus.
GGTTTATTAACTTTTAATTGTACATTTTCTGAGTCCGGAAGCTCAAGAATCAAATTTTCAGTAAATGGAGAGACGGATAGTACAACGGTATCGCTCTCACCTGTAAACGTAAATTGCTGAGAACGCACTTCATTTGGTGTTATCTCTTGTACATTCACACTTACAAGCTCATCAACTGCAATGTTTTCAGCCCGAAAATTAATTTCAGCAGCATCCGATCCGGCTTCCCACGCAATATCAGCTGTGTACGTATAAACAGAATCCAGCTGAGAAACCGATTCATATAGCGTAACGCCATCGAATAAAGGAACGCCAGAAACTTTATAGACCTCTTCGGCTAAGGTATTGTATGACAATACATAATTACCGGAAACAAACAAGTTACCCACAACTTCTGAAAGCTTCTTATCCCAGGCACTTTGATCCGGTCTTGTCTCATTGAAATGAATCCAGGGAGTCAGTTCACCCGATTCGAATACATTGTAGGGAGGCGGAGATTGTCCGCCCTGAACCGGTTCATAATCTGAACGCGAAAGCTGCCAGCCCCGAAGCATCTGAACTGCTTCCGGATTTGACCACTGTCTTTCTCTCAGTTTTGCACCAAACCACTGACTGACAATCGATTCTTCCACCTGGCCGGGAATATTGCCCCTGTTACTGAAAAGATAGATGATTCCGCTTCCATAAGGTTTCGTTTCCCAATAATCATCTTTAAGCAGAATCAGGTGTAAATCCCTGAATGGGTACGATATTCCCGTTTCCTGCTGCATTTGAAGCAGCAACTGTGCAGAATTCGTGATGATATCACTGCCATAGTCCGTTTCAAACTCTGAGTAGAGATAGATCTGTGAATCCGACCTTCCGGAAAACGCGGAAACAATATCCGGATCCGTTTCCTGCTGCCATAGCTGAGAGGTCGTTGTAGCAATGATGCTGAGATCACCCAGTGCCCAGTTAAGCCCTGTCGGTGTTATTGCAGGATTAACAGAGTAAACCGTCACCTCTTCATCCACGGATACAACGGAACCCTCCCCCTCTCGGCCGTTCATAACGAGTTTTTTACCGGCAGGATGAATAAACATAAACTCGGCTGTAAACTCAACCGAGGGATGGTCGACAACCGGCAGCCAGTGAGACGTGCTTCGTGGCAGACTGGATGTAAAACGTGTGCCGAGAGCCGATTGATGAATTCCAAACTCTGTTTCAGAGCGATACTGAATCCTGAGTGAAAGATTCTGACCCCTTTCAAACCTTTGAGGCAGCGCAATAATAAGCTTGTCTCTGCTGATATAGTTCTCGGCAGGCTCATTTTGAACCTCTACCCCAATAATTTCCAGTCCGGGAGCATCCAGCATAAGCGAGTCTGCCTCTTCATCCTTCATGCTCAGTGAGTATAAAATATCCCCCTCGATACGCCCTGTTTCACTTATACGCAATTCAGCATCAAGGTGTCGGAATTCAGTGGGCATCCAGGGATATGCTTCATAGTCCCAGTTTACATCCTGACTGAACAGACTGTTTACGAGATAAGTGATTGCGAATAAGGTGCCAGTAACTGCTTTGAATTTCATGCTCTATCTGTAATTCTCAAATATGGATAATATTTCGTGGCTTAATACAGGATTCGTTGATATGGCATTTCCGGTTTCAATGCTGCCATTCCCAAAAACGTCTGTGTAGCTGCCACCTGCTTCTGTTACTATGGGGAAAAGTGCGGCTGCATCCCAAATGTTCAGTATAGGGTCGATCATGATATCAGCCCGTCCTGTAGCGACCAGCATATGCCCGTAGGCATCCCCCCAGGTTCTGTGTATCCTGGCTGATTCGACAAGTTCCCTGAACGGCTGTTCAAATCCATGGTCACTGAACGAATTGACGTTGGTAGTGAGAAAAGTGGC
Coding sequences within:
- a CDS encoding HEAT repeat domain-containing protein, with translation MKFKAVTGTLFAITYLVNSLFSQDVNWDYEAYPWMPTEFRHLDAELRISETGRIEGDILYSLSMKDEEADSLMLDAPGLEIIGVEVQNEPAENYISRDKLIIALPQRFERGQNLSLRIQYRSETEFGIHQSALGTRFTSSLPRSTSHWLPVVDHPSVEFTAEFMFIHPAGKKLVMNGREGEGSVVSVDEEVTVYSVNPAITPTGLNWALGDLSIIATTTSQLWQQETDPDIVSAFSGRSDSQIYLYSEFETDYGSDIITNSAQLLLQMQQETGISYPFRDLHLILLKDDYWETKPYGSGIIYLFSNRGNIPGQVEESIVSQWFGAKLRERQWSNPEAVQMLRGWQLSRSDYEPVQGGQSPPPYNVFESGELTPWIHFNETRPDQSAWDKKLSEVVGNLFVSGNYVLSYNTLAEEVYKVSGVPLFDGVTLYESVSQLDSVYTYTADIAWEAGSDAAEINFRAENIAVDELVSVNVQEITPNEVRSQQFTFTGESDTVVLSVSPFTENLILELPDSENVQLKVNKPFSFWLYQLRSSNEPSFRVEAAAKLAEYADNPDLQLALTDLLQREENAAVVAQILRSFSTVTNGAAGTQQLFLRFLDSGNPDSVRAAAIDGLSLFTGDEQVISRLRSTLYQSETSSVRRAATRSLYETTEPDVFLNILERSITDDLALNDVPYMLRLLADKGEQESAVRFAETFLSDNFPYEIRKGVLDLILQYDSSGDRWQARLQRLLFDRDPRIRYHSQEALKLLPSEAARDLLDRRLPEEYDERVRRKLQSSVPGSGEQ